One Pararhizobium sp. IMCC3301 DNA segment encodes these proteins:
- a CDS encoding SulP family inorganic anion transporter translates to MADLIAGISVAMVALPLSLAIAIASGAGPEKGLITAIVGGFLISLFGGSRVQIGGPTGAFIVVVFSVIAEHGYDGLVLATFMAGIILLVAGYFRAGRLIALVPEAVVQGFTIGIGVIIATSQIKDFLGLTIDALPADFLEKISALWAAQDSLNISALAVALLTLVLIVLFRRLAPRLPGLILAVAIGSFVAIYMQAPVDTIFSRFGALSNTLPYPVIPQISFTRLSELLPSAIIIAFLAGIESLLSAMVADRMIGSKHRPNAELIAQGIANFGSALFGGLPATGAIARTAANISAGGKTPVAGIVHALTVLLVMMLAGPLVGLLAMPSLAALLIIAAWNMSEPHKWKAHVNAPASDRVLLLITLVLTVLVDLTVAIGTGVAIGLALKLRQRNQIASDWSEPER, encoded by the coding sequence ATGGCTGATCTGATCGCAGGGATTTCAGTTGCGATGGTGGCGCTGCCGCTCAGTCTGGCAATTGCGATTGCCTCTGGTGCCGGCCCTGAAAAAGGTCTGATTACCGCCATTGTCGGCGGATTTCTGATATCGCTGTTCGGTGGCAGTCGCGTTCAGATTGGTGGTCCGACAGGTGCCTTTATTGTTGTTGTTTTCAGTGTCATTGCCGAACACGGCTATGACGGTCTCGTGTTGGCAACCTTTATGGCTGGCATTATTCTGCTGGTCGCAGGATATTTCAGAGCCGGACGGCTGATCGCCCTGGTACCCGAAGCTGTAGTGCAGGGTTTCACCATCGGCATCGGAGTGATCATCGCAACCAGCCAGATCAAGGATTTCCTTGGTCTGACGATTGACGCTCTGCCGGCGGATTTTCTTGAAAAAATATCTGCTCTGTGGGCCGCACAGGACAGTTTGAATATCTCGGCACTTGCCGTTGCCCTGTTGACGCTTGTTCTGATTGTGCTGTTTCGGCGTCTCGCCCCGCGATTGCCGGGCCTGATCCTGGCCGTCGCAATCGGTTCATTCGTTGCGATTTACATGCAAGCACCGGTCGACACTATTTTTTCGCGGTTCGGGGCCTTGTCCAACACGCTCCCCTATCCGGTCATTCCGCAAATCTCATTCACCCGCTTGAGCGAGTTGCTGCCCTCGGCAATCATCATTGCATTTCTTGCAGGTATTGAATCGCTTTTGTCCGCAATGGTTGCAGACCGGATGATCGGATCGAAACACCGGCCCAATGCGGAATTGATAGCACAGGGTATTGCCAATTTTGGATCAGCCCTGTTTGGCGGCCTGCCAGCGACAGGGGCTATCGCGCGAACCGCTGCCAACATCAGCGCTGGCGGCAAAACCCCCGTCGCCGGCATCGTTCATGCGCTGACTGTGCTCCTCGTCATGATGCTGGCCGGACCACTTGTCGGGTTGCTGGCCATGCCGTCACTGGCGGCACTGTTGATTATTGCCGCCTGGAATATGTCCGAACCGCACAAATGGAAGGCGCATGTCAATGCACCGGCAAGCGACCGTGTGCTCCTTCTGATTACCCTGGTGCTCACCGTGCTGGTTGATCTGACGGTTGCTATCGGAACCGGTGTTGCCATTGGACTGGCCCTGAAACTTCGCCAGAGAAATCAGATCGCGAGCGACTGGTCAGAGCCTGAGCGATAA
- a CDS encoding peptide chain release factor 3, whose product MSLTDPQAATGPEYLRRRTFAIISHPDAGKTTLTEKLLLCGGAIRMAGQVRARGERRRTRSDWMKIEQDRGISVSSTVMTFERGDMTFNLLDTPGHEDFSEDTYRTLTAVDAAVMVIDTAKGIEPQTRKLFEVCRLRDIPILTFMNKIDREARDPFELIDEVQEELALDASPLMWPLGSGSTFQGCIHLKSGLFLYNAGPGKPAERIQTSGIMDEKLDGLVDPNVLAEARDNVELAAAGYSAFDPASFLEGHLSPVLFGSALRGFAVEELLDVIAEFAPPPRPLTIEGGEIGPTDDHVSGFVFKVQANMDPNHRDRIAFLRLVSGHFKRGMKLKHARSGKAINIHSPLMFFAQDRQVADDAWPGDVIGIPNHGTLRVGDTLSEKDGVRFTGLPAFAPEILRRVRLSNTSKTKQLRQGLQDLAEEGLAQVFIPFLGSQWIVGVVGILQLDVMVDRIGGEYGAEISFEPAPFVTARWVTSADKSAIEDFRSINQTAFAEDRDGAPVYLARSQWELDRVVKEYPEILFKKTREL is encoded by the coding sequence ATGAGCCTAACTGATCCGCAAGCCGCAACCGGCCCCGAATATCTGCGCCGCAGAACTTTCGCCATCATTTCGCATCCCGATGCCGGTAAAACCACATTGACTGAAAAGCTGCTGCTGTGCGGCGGTGCCATCCGCATGGCCGGACAGGTGCGCGCCCGCGGCGAGCGGCGCCGGACCCGCTCCGATTGGATGAAAATCGAGCAGGACCGCGGCATTTCAGTATCTTCCACCGTCATGACCTTTGAACGCGGCGACATGACATTCAATCTGCTCGACACGCCGGGCCACGAGGATTTTTCGGAAGATACCTACCGCACCCTGACGGCGGTCGATGCAGCGGTGATGGTGATTGACACGGCAAAGGGCATCGAGCCGCAGACCCGTAAACTGTTCGAAGTCTGCCGCCTGCGCGACATTCCTATTCTGACTTTCATGAACAAGATCGACCGCGAAGCCCGCGATCCGTTTGAACTGATTGATGAAGTCCAGGAAGAGCTGGCGCTCGACGCCTCACCATTGATGTGGCCGCTCGGCTCCGGTTCGACCTTTCAGGGCTGTATTCATCTGAAGAGCGGCCTGTTCCTTTATAATGCCGGCCCCGGAAAGCCGGCAGAACGCATCCAGACCAGCGGTATTATGGATGAAAAGCTTGATGGTCTGGTCGATCCGAATGTTCTGGCAGAAGCGCGCGACAATGTGGAACTGGCTGCTGCCGGCTACAGCGCATTTGATCCCGCCAGCTTTCTGGAAGGGCATTTGAGCCCTGTCCTGTTCGGCAGTGCCCTGCGTGGTTTTGCGGTGGAAGAACTGCTTGATGTCATTGCCGAATTCGCGCCGCCGCCCCGACCGCTGACCATCGAGGGCGGAGAGATCGGACCGACAGATGATCATGTGTCCGGCTTCGTCTTCAAGGTCCAGGCCAATATGGACCCCAATCACCGTGACCGGATTGCTTTTCTGCGTCTGGTGTCTGGCCATTTCAAGCGCGGCATGAAGCTGAAACACGCGCGTTCTGGCAAGGCCATCAATATTCACTCGCCGCTGATGTTCTTTGCCCAGGACCGGCAGGTGGCCGATGATGCCTGGCCGGGAGACGTGATCGGGATTCCCAATCATGGCACCTTGCGGGTCGGCGATACTTTGAGCGAAAAGGACGGGGTGCGTTTTACCGGCCTTCCCGCCTTTGCTCCTGAAATCCTGCGCCGCGTCAGATTGTCGAACACCAGCAAGACGAAGCAATTGCGACAGGGCCTGCAGGATCTGGCCGAAGAGGGCCTCGCCCAGGTTTTTATTCCATTTCTCGGCTCGCAATGGATTGTCGGCGTGGTCGGCATTTTGCAGCTTGATGTGATGGTGGATCGCATCGGCGGTGAATATGGTGCGGAAATCAGCTTTGAACCGGCCCCCTTCGTCACCGCGCGCTGGGTGACCAGCGCTGACAAATCCGCGATTGAAGACTTTCGCAGCATCAACCAGACGGCCTTTGCCGAAGACCGCGATGGCGCCCCGGTCTATCTGGCCAGAAGCCAGTGGGAACTCGACCGGGTGGTCAAGGAATATCCGGAAATCCTGTTCAAGAAGACGCGGGAATTGTAA
- a CDS encoding carbon monoxide dehydrogenase subunit G — translation MDMSGEYRIPAPRETVWAALNDPEILKQCIPGCESLEMTSDTEMTAAVTTKVGPVKAKFKGSVTLSDIDPPKGYRISGEGKGGVAGFAKGGAEVNLEEDGTDTILRYTATAQVGGKLAQLGSRLIDSTAKKMADEFFGNFSAKLGAGTEAAPVKPVVETASISPAAETVSVSQAAEIPAPAVKKTTDKATIDDRDLGHDDNISDVAREIGEAVHDAEETLEVEAGKGTLGGPMMWGFIALAILIAGLLLLS, via the coding sequence ATGGACATGTCTGGCGAATACCGTATTCCAGCGCCGCGCGAAACAGTTTGGGCGGCCCTCAACGATCCTGAAATTCTGAAACAATGCATTCCCGGCTGCGAGAGCCTTGAAATGACTTCCGATACGGAAATGACAGCGGCCGTCACGACAAAAGTCGGCCCGGTCAAAGCCAAATTCAAGGGGTCGGTTACACTGTCCGACATTGATCCGCCCAAGGGCTACAGAATTTCCGGCGAGGGCAAGGGCGGCGTTGCGGGCTTCGCCAAGGGTGGCGCAGAAGTCAATCTGGAAGAGGATGGTACCGATACAATTCTGCGCTATACTGCCACTGCACAGGTCGGTGGCAAACTGGCGCAATTGGGGTCCCGCCTGATCGACAGCACTGCCAAGAAGATGGCAGACGAGTTTTTCGGCAATTTTTCTGCCAAACTGGGCGCAGGCACCGAGGCGGCTCCTGTGAAACCGGTTGTGGAAACCGCCAGTATCAGTCCTGCGGCCGAGACAGTCAGTGTCAGTCAGGCCGCTGAAATCCCCGCTCCTGCAGTCAAAAAGACCACTGACAAAGCCACGATTGATGACCGGGATCTGGGCCACGACGATAATATTTCCGATGTTGCCAGGGAAATCGGCGAAGCCGTTCACGACGCGGAAGAGACCCTTGAAGTGGAGGCTGGCAAAGGCACTCTTGGCGGGCCAATGATGTGGGGCTTCATCGCTCTGGCTATCCTCATTGCCGGTCTGCTGCTGCTGTCCTGA
- a CDS encoding DsrE family protein: MTFFTRILSAVALSLILAGSALADEKAHRLAIHVDQNDPAVMNLALNNAKNVQSYYDEKGETVTIEIVAYGPGLKMYTADSPVKDRISVMSMEHENLTFAACGNTLAGMEKKAGKKVELLSEATMVQSGVVRLMELQEQGYSYVRP; this comes from the coding sequence ATGACGTTTTTTACCAGAATTCTGAGTGCCGTTGCGCTCAGCCTCATTTTGGCCGGTTCGGCTTTAGCGGACGAAAAGGCCCATAGGCTTGCAATCCACGTTGACCAGAATGATCCGGCGGTGATGAATCTGGCGCTCAACAATGCCAAGAATGTGCAGTCCTACTACGACGAAAAGGGCGAGACGGTTACGATCGAGATTGTTGCGTATGGTCCTGGCCTGAAGATGTACACCGCCGACAGCCCGGTCAAGGACCGAATCTCGGTGATGTCAATGGAGCACGAGAACCTCACTTTTGCGGCCTGCGGTAACACGCTGGCAGGCATGGAAAAAAAGGCTGGCAAGAAGGTCGAACTTCTTTCCGAAGCCACTATGGTCCAGTCCGGCGTTGTTCGGCTGATGGAACTGCAGGAGCAGGGCTACAGCTACGTAAGGCCCTGA
- a CDS encoding cyclic nucleotide-binding/CBS domain-containing protein, giving the protein MSVQSMINTGTHQLLSGTPEMLLKQAVKLMVAKQQNAMVALNSESELAGILTDHDVMRALAHNDGQLGEENISRWMSEKVITCESDCKLSHAIYLMGRHKIRHLVAMENGRPVAVIGIRALLAKIHENDEMEINVLRDMAVARIA; this is encoded by the coding sequence ATGTCAGTCCAATCAATGATCAATACCGGAACCCATCAATTGTTGAGTGGAACGCCGGAAATGCTTCTCAAACAAGCAGTGAAACTGATGGTTGCCAAACAACAGAATGCTATGGTGGCATTGAATTCGGAATCCGAATTGGCCGGCATCCTGACAGACCATGACGTCATGCGCGCGCTGGCACACAATGACGGTCAGCTCGGCGAGGAAAATATCTCCCGGTGGATGTCAGAAAAAGTCATCACCTGCGAGTCTGACTGCAAACTGAGCCACGCAATTTATCTGATGGGCCGGCACAAAATCCGCCATCTGGTTGCGATGGAGAATGGCCGCCCCGTGGCCGTGATTGGGATCCGCGCACTTCTGGCAAAAATCCATGAAAACGATGAAATGGAAATAAATGTGCTGCGCGACATGGCCGTAGCGCGCATTGCATGA
- a CDS encoding class I SAM-dependent methyltransferase: MTHDIKMLESSGWADYALLDSGEGRKLERYGAVIVDRPDAQAIWKRSSPDLWLDAQAVFSADKDEEGAGRWKRAPGLDDDWTMSFDDVRFICRFSAFRHVGVFPEQAAHWAWFAKRIKNAGAGGRRLKILNLFGYTGIASLVAAACGAEVTHVDASKKAIAWARENQTLSGLDTKPIRWICDDAAKFVAREGRRGNFYDGIILDPPKYGRGPKGEVWQVMEDLPGLMDDCHAILSPDADFMILTAYAIRASFFMTHELMRDRFGGRRGTLTSGELVLMESGDRNPGDVRSGLAPAVSAGSTDDSRRLSTSLYSRWEAQS, translated from the coding sequence ATGACACACGACATCAAAATGCTCGAATCCTCAGGCTGGGCCGATTATGCACTGCTTGACAGCGGCGAGGGGCGCAAGCTGGAGCGCTACGGAGCTGTGATCGTCGACCGGCCTGATGCCCAGGCAATCTGGAAACGGTCCAGCCCGGATTTGTGGCTGGATGCCCAGGCGGTGTTCTCAGCAGATAAGGATGAAGAGGGTGCGGGACGCTGGAAACGCGCGCCTGGCCTTGACGATGACTGGACCATGTCATTTGACGACGTGCGCTTCATCTGCCGGTTTTCGGCTTTTCGTCATGTCGGCGTGTTTCCCGAACAGGCAGCGCATTGGGCCTGGTTTGCAAAGCGTATCAAAAATGCCGGAGCGGGCGGGCGCAGGCTGAAAATTCTCAATCTGTTCGGCTATACCGGAATTGCCTCTCTGGTGGCGGCTGCCTGCGGCGCCGAAGTCACCCATGTTGATGCTTCAAAAAAAGCCATCGCCTGGGCGCGGGAAAACCAGACTCTGTCGGGGCTTGATACAAAACCGATTCGCTGGATTTGCGACGACGCCGCCAAATTTGTTGCGCGGGAGGGCCGCCGCGGCAATTTCTATGACGGAATTATTCTTGATCCGCCGAAATACGGCCGGGGACCGAAAGGCGAGGTCTGGCAGGTGATGGAGGATCTGCCTGGTCTGATGGATGATTGCCATGCCATTCTGTCGCCCGATGCTGATTTCATGATTCTGACAGCCTATGCCATCCGCGCCAGTTTTTTCATGACTCATGAGCTGATGCGGGACCGGTTTGGCGGCAGGAGAGGCACCCTGACCAGCGGAGAACTGGTGCTGATGGAAAGTGGCGATCGGAATCCGGGGGATGTCCGGTCTGGTCTTGCCCCCGCCGTTTCCGCCGGTAGCACAGATGACAGTCGCAGGCTGTCGACGTCACTTTACAGCCGCTGGGAGGCGCAATCATGA
- a CDS encoding acetolactate synthase large subunit: MTQTAAELFVKCLETEGVERIYGVPGEENADFVLALDKSSIDLILTRHEQGAAFMASTYGRLTGKVGVCLGTLGPGATNLMTGVADGNMDRAPLLVITGQGATTRQHKESHQVMNVVDMFRPVTKWSQAVQSADSVPEIVAKAMKLARTEKPGAVHIELAENIAAEKTGATPLRPANPRRAVPDETIMDQVWERIRRARSPLIIAGNGTIRTRASQQLRHFCDATNIGVLMSFMGKGAVDLDAEYCLFTIGMGQRDYPLLAVEAADLIITLGFDMVEYPPSSWNGNGDTDIIHIDFLPAEVDADYMPEIEVVGDLAHALWMLNQRIKSDGAPQFELAKQASLRQTMLAEFAEHADDDTHGLIRPQKAVADIRKVLGPDDILLSGVGAHKMWIARHYHCHEPGTCIISNGFASMGMPLPGAIAAAIACPERKILGVAGDGDFLMNVQEMETARRLNSNITMLIWEDESYGLIEWKQQQEFGTHTDLGFGNPDWMLLAQSFGWQGARCENAADLLPTLQTALDHKGPSLVVIPIDYRENMKLSQRLGEIDFSS; encoded by the coding sequence ATGACACAAACGGCAGCAGAACTTTTCGTAAAATGTCTGGAGACGGAAGGCGTTGAGCGCATCTATGGCGTTCCCGGCGAGGAAAATGCCGATTTTGTTCTGGCACTCGACAAATCCTCGATAGATCTGATCCTCACCCGGCACGAACAGGGCGCGGCCTTCATGGCATCCACCTATGGCCGGCTTACCGGAAAGGTCGGCGTCTGCCTTGGCACACTGGGACCGGGTGCAACGAACCTGATGACCGGGGTCGCCGACGGAAATATGGACCGCGCGCCGCTGCTGGTGATCACCGGTCAGGGCGCGACGACGCGGCAGCACAAGGAAAGCCATCAGGTGATGAATGTGGTGGATATGTTCCGCCCCGTCACGAAATGGTCCCAGGCGGTTCAAAGCGCCGACAGCGTTCCCGAAATAGTCGCCAAAGCAATGAAACTGGCGCGCACCGAAAAACCCGGCGCCGTCCATATTGAACTTGCGGAAAACATCGCGGCTGAAAAAACCGGTGCCACTCCGTTGCGCCCTGCCAATCCACGCCGCGCTGTGCCTGATGAAACGATCATGGATCAGGTCTGGGAGCGTATCCGCCGTGCCAGATCGCCCCTCATCATTGCCGGCAACGGCACCATACGGACACGGGCCAGTCAGCAGCTGCGGCACTTCTGCGATGCGACCAATATCGGCGTGCTGATGTCGTTCATGGGCAAGGGCGCGGTTGATCTGGACGCGGAGTATTGCCTTTTTACCATCGGCATGGGGCAACGGGACTATCCGCTGCTGGCCGTTGAAGCCGCTGATCTGATCATCACACTGGGCTTTGATATGGTGGAGTATCCGCCCTCAAGCTGGAACGGAAATGGTGACACGGACATCATCCATATCGACTTTCTGCCAGCCGAGGTTGATGCGGATTATATGCCTGAGATCGAAGTGGTCGGCGATTTGGCACATGCGCTGTGGATGCTGAACCAGCGCATCAAAAGCGATGGAGCGCCGCAATTCGAACTGGCCAAACAAGCCTCGTTGCGGCAGACAATGCTGGCGGAATTTGCCGAACATGCGGATGATGATACGCACGGCTTGATACGGCCGCAAAAGGCAGTGGCCGACATCCGCAAAGTTCTGGGACCCGATGACATTCTTCTGTCCGGCGTTGGTGCCCATAAAATGTGGATCGCACGCCATTACCATTGTCACGAGCCGGGCACCTGTATCATATCCAACGGGTTTGCCTCAATGGGCATGCCATTGCCCGGTGCGATAGCTGCAGCCATCGCCTGTCCGGAGCGAAAAATTCTTGGGGTGGCCGGAGATGGCGATTTCCTGATGAATGTGCAGGAGATGGAGACAGCAAGACGGCTGAACAGCAACATCACCATGCTGATCTGGGAAGATGAATCCTATGGCCTGATCGAATGGAAGCAGCAACAGGAGTTCGGCACTCACACTGATCTCGGTTTCGGCAATCCGGACTGGATGCTGCTGGCGCAAAGTTTCGGCTGGCAGGGCGCGCGGTGCGAGAATGCAGCCGATCTGCTGCCAACGCTGCAAACAGCGCTGGATCACAAGGGCCCGTCACTGGTGGTTATCCCGATTGATTATCGCGAAAACATGAAGCTGAGCCAGCGGCTTGGCGAGATTGATTTCAGTTCCTGA
- a CDS encoding RNA methyltransferase: MTQDNSSDDKLSGDKLSKDRPVAEKRISGQVKQITSVSNPIIKDIRGLALRKNRNKSNLFLGEGLKLVTDALQKKWPIADIIYGKSFADQDAVAQAAARVRAAGGSVLEVSNQVLEKISRKDNPQMVLGVFEQRYQALSSVRPGRGDLWVALDRVRDPGNLGTSLRTADCAGAKGVILVGDCTDPYSVEAVRASMGSIFHVPLAKASEGEFLQWKERNHVAVIGTHLAGAVDYRTVDYSAAGVILMGNEQQGLTDQLAAACDQLVLIPMAGEADSLNLAVSTGIVLFEARKPVLTP; encoded by the coding sequence ATGACACAAGACAATTCATCCGATGACAAATTGTCGGGAGACAAACTTTCGAAAGACCGGCCTGTCGCTGAAAAGCGGATTTCCGGCCAGGTTAAACAGATCACCAGCGTGTCGAACCCGATCATCAAGGATATTCGCGGGCTGGCTTTGCGCAAGAACCGCAACAAATCGAATCTGTTTCTTGGGGAAGGCCTGAAACTTGTCACCGATGCGCTGCAGAAAAAATGGCCTATTGCCGATATTATCTATGGCAAATCCTTCGCCGATCAGGACGCCGTTGCCCAGGCTGCGGCGAGGGTCCGCGCTGCTGGCGGCTCGGTGCTGGAAGTCTCCAACCAGGTGCTGGAAAAAATCTCCAGGAAAGACAATCCGCAGATGGTTCTGGGGGTCTTTGAACAGCGTTACCAGGCCTTGTCCAGCGTCCGCCCGGGGCGCGGCGATCTGTGGGTGGCGCTCGACCGGGTGCGCGATCCGGGAAATTTGGGCACCAGCCTGCGCACTGCGGATTGCGCCGGAGCGAAGGGCGTCATTCTTGTGGGAGACTGTACCGACCCTTATTCCGTGGAAGCGGTCCGTGCTTCGATGGGGTCGATTTTTCACGTGCCTCTTGCCAAGGCCTCGGAAGGCGAGTTTCTGCAATGGAAAGAGCGCAACCATGTTGCCGTGATCGGAACCCATCTTGCCGGTGCGGTGGATTACCGGACGGTTGACTACAGTGCTGCAGGTGTGATTTTGATGGGCAATGAGCAGCAGGGCCTGACGGATCAGCTGGCTGCGGCTTGTGATCAACTGGTGCTGATTCCAATGGCCGGAGAGGCCGACAGCCTCAATCTGGCGGTCTCGACCGGAATTGTTCTGTTTGAAGCCCGCAAGCCGGTGCTGACGCCGTGA
- a CDS encoding MarR family winged helix-turn-helix transcriptional regulator, translating to MITKQDDLLGTLIHDVAHLLRHEIDRRLKMHNLTRVKWLALGIISKRPHLTQAELAEEMELGNAAVGRLIDRLGERGFVVRENNPQDRRAYRLMVTTDALLLLDQLEETATRLRHDLLHDVEEEQIGQLNAVLGKLKANLKHGAVLTITTALLTLQKFESELYASAGALL from the coding sequence ATGATTACCAAGCAAGACGACCTGTTAGGCACCCTGATCCACGATGTGGCACATCTGTTGCGCCATGAGATTGATCGCAGGTTGAAAATGCACAATCTGACCCGTGTCAAATGGCTTGCCCTGGGCATTATTTCCAAAAGACCGCATCTCACCCAGGCTGAACTCGCCGAGGAAATGGAGCTTGGAAATGCAGCTGTCGGACGGTTGATAGACCGGCTTGGCGAGCGCGGCTTTGTGGTACGCGAAAACAATCCGCAAGACCGGCGCGCCTATCGCCTCATGGTGACCACGGACGCACTGCTTCTGCTCGACCAGCTTGAGGAAACGGCAACCCGGCTACGGCACGATCTGCTGCACGATGTCGAGGAGGAGCAGATCGGACAATTGAATGCCGTCCTTGGAAAACTCAAAGCCAATCTCAAACACGGCGCTGTTCTGACCATCACCACAGCCCTTCTAACTCTGCAAAAATTTGAATCTGAGCTTTATGCGTCTGCGGGCGCGCTTCTTTGA